TGCGATAACAGTTTCGTTTACGATGGCTGCATCGAAACGTTCTTCGACAATTCTTCGGCTTTCTTCACCCATTTGCAGCCGTAGTTCCGGCGAGGAGATCAGCTCCGAAATAGCGTCGGCGAGCTTCCTTGGATCCTGAAGGGGAATGAGGAATCCGTTTCTTTCGGCACATACAGTCTCGCGGCACCCAGGCGTGTCGGTGG
This region of Candidatus Binatia bacterium genomic DNA includes:
- a CDS encoding glycosyltransferase — translated: TDTPGCRETVCAERNGFLIPLQDPRKLADAISELISSPELRLQMGEESRRIVEERFDAAIVNETVIAALELN